The sequence GAGCGTTATGCTGACCGCCTGGAGCATCCAGAACTTGAGGGAAACGGCTGTAGTCACCAGTACTCCGAGGCCTCCGGCGATACCGAACAGGAAAAAGGATACCAACAGTGTCCTAGCCAGGGTTTTTACGGGTTCTCCGTGTCTTTTATACTCCTCCAGGGAACGTATGACGCCGTATGCGCCTATGCCGATCAGGATTGCAGCGGAGAGATATTGGATTTCATTCCCATGCCCCACGCTTTCACCTAATCATATAGATGCCAACTTCCCAAAAAACTTTTCCTTCATTTCCAGTACGGCTCCCTCATGAGGACGACCCGGTGGAATATCTCCACGAGCTCTCCGTCGCTTGCGCCGTTCCTGAGGGCCGTCGCGAAGTCGATGAGGTCGTCCTTCCTCAGCAGGCACGTCTTGAACTTCCCGTCCGACGTGACGCGGAGCCTCGTGCAGTTGGCGCAGAATACCGTGTTGTGCATCGCCCGGACCACCTCAACCTCTGCGACGCCGTGGTCGGTGTGAATGAAGTACTTCTTCCTTCTGTGCATCCTCCTCTCGCGGGTCTCCACGGCCATTTCCTCCAGCCGCTCCTCCACGGGCTTGAGCGGGTAGAAGTACTTCCTGAAGAACCTGGTCTCCGTCATCTCCCTCGGGGCCTCGAGCTCGATGAGCTGGAGTATCGTCCCGGTCTTCGCGGCGAACTCCACCATGTCCCATATCTCGCCGTCGTTCAGTCTCCTCATAACTGTCATGTTGAGCTTCACCGGGCTGAGGTACTTCACCGCCTCCCCTATGCCTTCGAGGACCGTGTCGAGCATATCGACACCGGTGATTCTGCGGTAAACGTCGGGCTTTAGACTGTGGAGGGATACGTTGACGCGGTTGAGGCCCGCTTCGGCGAGCGGCTTCGCCAGCTCCTTTAGCCTGCTCCCGTTTGTGGTCATGGAGAGGTCAACCACGTATGGCCTTATGCGCCTCACTATCTCGAGTATATCGTCCCTGACGGTGGGCTCCCCTCCGGTCAGTTTGACCTTTCTTATTCCAAGGCGCGACGCCACCCTGACGAGCCTCTCTATCTCCGAGGGGGTCAGCTCAAGGCTCGCGTTGAAGTGCTGTCCCTCGCGGTGGCAGAAGAAGCAGCGGAAGTTGCAGTCCTGAGTGAGGGATATCCTGAGGTTGGTTGCGGGTCTGCCGAAGCGGTCGTAGAGCACCATCTGAAGCACCGCTTGGATTAGCCTTTCGGCTTAAAAAAAGATTTTGGGTAAGCGCTTTCGTTTAACACGCCCGAGGGGACTGCATCGAAAACTACAAGTAGGGGGAGGGGGCAAGTTATGGCCAGGGGGTTTTCCCATGAACGTTGAGGAGATTAAGTCCCGACTTTCCCGTCTGGAATCGCTTCATTCCGCTTTTGAGAACAAATTCCCTGCCATCTACGGTGAGAAGGACAGGGGGGCTCTTCTGGAGACCGTTAAGGCCCTTCACACTGTATCCCGGGAGAAACTTGAGGTGGCTGCGGGCCTTTACCGCGAGATGAGCGGGGAGGCGCAGGCTAAGGAGCTCTACCGGAACGAGCATCAGATGAAGTTCCGGCTCGAGGAGCTTCTGTCCCTCCTCTCAAGGGACGACTACGATTCCCGCGTGAAGCTGGAGACCGCGATGGAGAGGCTCGTTCAGTTTCACAGGGTCTACGACTACGCCGTTAGAAAGGCCCTCGGCGAGCTGACCTCCGAGGTCGAAGGAATGGCGCTCCTTGCTGGAGGCGAAAAGGAAAAAAAGGTACCCGCGGGTATAATGGAGGAGCTCAGGAAGGTCAAGACGCTCGAGGCCGAACTCGGTACCCTTAAAAGGTTCCTCCTCAGGCTCTATACTCATCCCGGTGACGTTCACAAGGTTGAAGCTGCTTTGAGAGACTGGCACTCCCGGGGACTGCTCTGGGTTGAGGCGAGAAACGTTGAGAAGCTGAGCGGTGTCGCT is a genomic window of Thermococcus celericrescens containing:
- the moaA gene encoding GTP 3',8-cyclase MoaA, encoding MLYDRFGRPATNLRISLTQDCNFRCFFCHREGQHFNASLELTPSEIERLVRVASRLGIRKVKLTGGEPTVRDDILEIVRRIRPYVVDLSMTTNGSRLKELAKPLAEAGLNRVNVSLHSLKPDVYRRITGVDMLDTVLEGIGEAVKYLSPVKLNMTVMRRLNDGEIWDMVEFAAKTGTILQLIELEAPREMTETRFFRKYFYPLKPVEERLEEMAVETRERRMHRRKKYFIHTDHGVAEVEVVRAMHNTVFCANCTRLRVTSDGKFKTCLLRKDDLIDFATALRNGASDGELVEIFHRVVLMREPYWK